GATGCCGATATAAGTCCTGGCCATATTGATATCGAGCTTGTCAATATCCAAATCCACCCCCATCAAGGTCTTCACCCCAAAGGAGACACTGTTTTTGACAATGAGGTTGCGGCCCAAATAGAGGATGGCAAGAAGGCAGATCACGGAGACAAGGACTATGAGTAATAATTTCTTCATGGCGACTCCTTTAATGCTGAATTGCTCATGTTCTGGTTGACCGGGTGTCAGGCACCACTTGTGCCCTTCGAGACGCCGCTGCGCGGCTCCTCTGGGTGAGCGGCTACACGGACTGTGGTGGACACCCAATAGACCTTACCCACAAAAAACGGACCCAGGGACTGCATGTACTCCGCAGTTTGCCGAGTCCCCCGCATATCCTGCACACAACGCGAAAGCGAGTGCAGCTCCGGCCCCATCAATCCAATCACAAAATCATTGTCATGCGTGTCCAGACCGTGGCAGGCCAGCCGCACATCCCCTGCCAAACCTGCCTCGCCGTATTTACGCCCGATGCCCCCGTGCTCCCTCATCATCTGCCCCTGCTCTTCCGGCGTCAATCGTTCAAAAACGGCCTTGCGGCGCAGTGGATACCACACAGCCCAGGGCCATTCCGGATTCTTCAAATATCGGCGGGGCCGCTGCAAGAGCCAGTCTTCCAGATCCGGCTCATATCCTCCGGAATAGGTGCGTCCCGTCATGGTGAGCCCGGGCTTTCGCTGCAAGGAAAGGAAAGTCTTTGAGGAAAGCGCGCAGCGCCAGGAACGCGCCAGCTCCAGAGGATCCTCTGTGATGTAGAGCACCGCACAGCCCTGCGGGTCGTTGAGATCCAAATACAGGATGGTTTCCAAACCACTCTTTTGAAGCTCGTATTTCAGGGCCTCGGGATCCGGGCAGTTGCCAAAGGCCTGCAGCTGCATAAACAGCCGGCGATTGGAGCTTTGCCCCTTGGCCCCCTTTTCAGACAGATCCATTGCGAAATCTC
This genomic window from Candidatus Omnitrophota bacterium contains:
- a CDS encoding chlorite dismutase family protein, whose translation is MDLSEKGAKGQSSNRRLFMQLQAFGNCPDPEALKYELQKSGLETILYLDLNDPQGCAVLYITEDPLELARSWRCALSSKTFLSLQRKPGLTMTGRTYSGGYEPDLEDWLLQRPRRYLKNPEWPWAVWYPLRRKAVFERLTPEEQGQMMREHGGIGRKYGEAGLAGDVRLACHGLDTHDNDFVIGLMGPELHSLSRCVQDMRGTRQTAEYMQSLGPFFVGKVYWVSTTVRVAAHPEEPRSGVSKGTSGA